From Ramlibacter agri, a single genomic window includes:
- the coaBC gene encoding bifunctional phosphopantothenoylcysteine decarboxylase/phosphopantothenate--cysteine ligase CoaBC: MNDLAGKHIVLGLTGGIACYKSAELTRLLVKEGATVQVVMTEASEQFITPVTMQALSGRPVHSSQWDAREPNNMPHINLSRQADAILIAPCSADFIARLVQGRSDELLSLLCLARPIDKVPLLVAPAMNREMWAHPATQRNMEQLAEDGARILGVGSGLQACGETGDGRMLEPQQILEDLVTFFQPKLLAGKRVVVTAGPTFEALDPIRGITNHSSGKMGFAIARAAHEAGAEVTLVSGPVSLQTPRGVLRVDVKSARDMLAATLAEVPAADIFVATAAVADWRPATSAEQKIKKDGTGAAPTVAFTENPDILATVAKDERAKSGRLFCVGFAAESHDLANHAKAKRERKGIPLLVGNIGPLTFGQDDNQMMLVDANGVQELPRAPKLELARKLVGEIARRLPAQR; the protein is encoded by the coding sequence ATGAATGACCTGGCTGGCAAGCACATCGTCCTGGGGCTCACCGGCGGCATCGCCTGCTACAAGTCGGCGGAGCTGACGCGCCTGCTGGTGAAGGAAGGCGCCACCGTGCAAGTGGTGATGACGGAGGCGAGTGAGCAATTCATCACGCCCGTGACCATGCAGGCGCTGTCCGGCCGGCCGGTCCATTCCTCGCAGTGGGACGCGCGCGAGCCGAACAACATGCCGCACATCAACCTGTCGCGGCAAGCCGACGCCATCCTCATCGCGCCCTGCAGCGCGGACTTCATCGCCCGCCTGGTGCAGGGCCGTTCGGACGAATTGCTCAGCCTGCTGTGCCTGGCGCGGCCCATCGACAAGGTGCCGCTGCTGGTGGCGCCCGCCATGAACCGCGAGATGTGGGCCCACCCGGCCACCCAGCGGAACATGGAGCAGCTGGCCGAAGACGGCGCGCGCATCCTGGGCGTGGGCAGCGGCCTGCAGGCCTGCGGCGAGACCGGCGACGGCCGCATGCTGGAGCCGCAGCAGATCCTGGAGGACCTGGTCACCTTCTTCCAGCCCAAGCTGCTGGCCGGCAAGCGCGTGGTTGTCACGGCCGGCCCCACCTTCGAGGCGCTGGACCCGATCCGCGGCATCACCAACCATTCCAGCGGCAAGATGGGTTTCGCCATCGCGCGCGCCGCGCACGAGGCGGGCGCCGAGGTCACGCTGGTGTCCGGGCCCGTCAGCCTGCAGACGCCGCGCGGCGTGCTGCGCGTGGACGTGAAGTCGGCGCGCGATATGCTGGCCGCCACGCTGGCCGAAGTGCCGGCGGCGGACATCTTCGTCGCCACGGCCGCCGTGGCCGACTGGCGCCCGGCCACCAGCGCCGAACAGAAGATCAAGAAGGACGGCACCGGCGCCGCGCCCACCGTGGCCTTTACCGAGAACCCCGACATCCTCGCGACCGTGGCGAAGGACGAACGTGCCAAAAGCGGCCGCCTGTTCTGCGTCGGCTTCGCCGCCGAAAGCCACGACCTCGCCAACCACGCCAAGGCCAAGCGCGAACGCAAGGGCATTCCGCTGCTGGTGGGCAACATCGGCCCGCTCACTTTCGGCCAGGACGACAACCAGATGATGCTGGTGGACGCCAACGGCGTGCAGGAGCTGCCGCGCGCGCCCAAGCTGGAACTGGCCCGCAAGCTGGTCGGCGAGATCGCGCGCCGCCTGCCCGCCCAACGCTGA
- a CDS encoding cupin domain-containing protein: MDIDSPLTLLGGLTPAQFMKRHWQKKPLLVRGAIPGFQPLLARKQLFELAGRDEVESRLVAREGRSWRLQRGPFTRRALPPLDQPAWTLLVQGVDLHAASAHELLQRFTFVPAARLDDLMISWASDGGGVGPHFDSYDVFLLQAQGQRRWRIGRQQDLSLRDDLPLKILANFEPEAEYVLEPGDMLYLPPRYAHDGIAEGECQTCSIGFRAPAKAELARELLQRIADEAGELEERIYRDPAQPATAAAGAIPEGLRAFAQDALAAALKDSSALDRALGEYLTEPKANVWFEAGSVPRKLQAVVLDAKTRMLHDAQHVFVNGESWRAAGRDATLMRKLADRRRLERAEVEGASEGARELLRAWCEAGWAHAQGSAR; this comes from the coding sequence ATGGACATCGACAGCCCCCTCACCCTGCTCGGCGGGCTCACGCCGGCGCAGTTCATGAAACGCCACTGGCAGAAGAAGCCCCTGCTGGTGCGCGGAGCCATCCCCGGCTTCCAACCCTTGCTGGCGCGCAAGCAGCTGTTCGAGCTTGCCGGCCGCGACGAAGTGGAGTCGCGCCTGGTCGCGCGCGAAGGCCGCTCATGGCGCCTGCAGCGCGGGCCCTTCACGCGCCGTGCCTTGCCGCCGCTGGACCAGCCCGCGTGGACGCTGCTGGTGCAGGGCGTGGACCTGCATGCCGCCTCCGCCCACGAACTGCTGCAGCGCTTCACGTTCGTCCCCGCCGCGCGGCTGGACGACCTGATGATCAGCTGGGCCAGCGACGGCGGCGGCGTCGGCCCGCACTTCGACAGCTACGACGTGTTCCTGCTGCAGGCGCAGGGACAGCGCCGCTGGCGCATCGGCCGCCAGCAGGACCTGTCGCTGCGCGACGACCTGCCGCTGAAGATCCTCGCGAACTTCGAGCCCGAAGCGGAGTACGTGCTGGAACCCGGCGACATGCTGTACCTGCCGCCTCGCTACGCGCACGATGGCATCGCCGAAGGCGAGTGCCAGACCTGTTCGATCGGCTTCCGCGCGCCCGCGAAGGCGGAACTCGCGCGCGAGCTGCTGCAGCGCATTGCGGACGAGGCCGGTGAGCTCGAAGAGCGCATCTACCGCGATCCCGCGCAGCCGGCCACGGCGGCCGCGGGCGCCATCCCGGAAGGCCTGCGCGCTTTCGCGCAGGACGCATTGGCCGCGGCCTTGAAGGACTCGTCGGCCCTGGACCGCGCGCTCGGCGAATACCTCACCGAGCCCAAGGCGAACGTGTGGTTCGAAGCGGGCAGCGTGCCGCGCAAGCTGCAGGCGGTGGTGCTGGATGCGAAGACGCGCATGCTGCATGACGCGCAGCACGTGTTCGTCAACGGCGAGTCGTGGCGCGCCGCCGGCCGCGACGCCACGCTGATGCGCAAGCTGGCGGACCGCCGCCGCCTCGAGCGCGCCGAAGTCGAAGGCGCGAGCGAAGGCGCGCGCGAACTGCTGCGCGCGTGGTGCGAAGCCGGCTGGGCCCATGCGCAGGGGAGTGCACGATGA
- the dut gene encoding dUTP diphosphatase yields the protein MQIDVKILDPRLVDNLPTYATPGSAGLDLRACLDAPLVLEPNAWQLVPTGIAIWLKDPGYAAMILPRSGLGHKHGIVLGNLVGLIDSDYQGQLMVSAWNRSDTAFTLQPMERLAQLVIVPVLQAQFNVVQEFPATERGAGGYGSTGKH from the coding sequence ATGCAGATCGACGTCAAGATCCTCGACCCGCGCCTGGTCGACAACCTGCCCACTTACGCCACCCCCGGCAGCGCCGGCCTGGACCTGCGCGCCTGCCTCGATGCGCCGCTGGTGCTGGAGCCCAATGCCTGGCAACTGGTGCCCACCGGCATCGCGATCTGGCTGAAGGACCCGGGCTATGCCGCGATGATCCTGCCGCGCTCGGGGCTGGGCCACAAGCACGGCATCGTGCTGGGCAACCTGGTGGGCCTGATCGACAGCGACTACCAGGGCCAGCTGATGGTGAGCGCCTGGAACCGCAGCGACACCGCGTTCACGCTGCAGCCGATGGAGCGGCTGGCCCAACTCGTCATCGTTCCGGTGCTGCAGGCGCAGTTCAACGTGGTCCAGGAGTTTCCCGCGACCGAGCGGGGTGCGGGCGGTTACGGCTCGACGGGCAAGCACTAG
- the ftsB gene encoding cell division protein FtsB, with product MLIALLGVVQGQLWFGRGSVSEVRQMQQKLEDQKARNTAAQQGNERLRAEVRDLKEGLETVEEKARSELGMVKPNEVYVQIVK from the coding sequence CTGTTGATCGCCCTGCTGGGCGTGGTGCAGGGCCAGCTCTGGTTCGGCCGTGGCTCCGTCTCCGAGGTCCGCCAGATGCAGCAGAAGCTGGAAGACCAGAAGGCCAGGAACACCGCCGCGCAACAAGGCAACGAGCGCCTGCGCGCGGAGGTGCGCGACCTGAAGGAAGGGCTGGAGACCGTGGAGGAGAAGGCCCGCTCCGAGCTGGGCATGGTCAAGCCCAACGAGGTCTACGTCCAGATCGTGAAGTGA
- a CDS encoding glycine zipper 2TM domain-containing protein, translated as MSKLTRVSALVVSAGAVAMLAACADYPTYGYNSGPAYTATTTTTTYPVGQYPVQQYPVAGIEYGRISSIEYMPVGTRASAGPNILGAVVGGLAGAALGSTIGGGAGRTAATVLGGVAGAAIGNQVQRNHEGYTTTAGYRIVMQSDAGVIRTFEVPATGDLHVGDRVRVDNGVIYRA; from the coding sequence ATGTCCAAGCTCACCCGTGTTTCCGCCCTGGTGGTCAGTGCCGGAGCCGTTGCCATGCTGGCGGCCTGCGCCGACTACCCGACCTACGGCTACAACAGCGGCCCGGCCTATACCGCGACGACGACCACCACGACCTACCCGGTCGGCCAGTATCCGGTGCAGCAATATCCGGTGGCCGGCATTGAATACGGCCGCATTTCCAGCATCGAGTACATGCCGGTCGGCACGCGCGCGTCGGCGGGCCCGAACATCCTGGGCGCCGTGGTGGGCGGCCTGGCGGGTGCGGCCCTGGGCAGCACGATCGGTGGCGGCGCGGGGCGTACGGCGGCGACGGTGCTGGGCGGCGTGGCCGGTGCGGCCATCGGCAACCAGGTCCAGCGCAACCACGAGGGCTACACCACGACGGCGGGCTATCGCATCGTCATGCAGTCCGACGCCGGCGTGATCCGCACGTTCGAGGTGCCGGCCACGGGCGACCTGCACGTGGGCGACCGCGTGCGCGTGGACAACGGCGTGATCTATCGCGCGTAA
- a CDS encoding filamentous hemagglutinin N-terminal domain-containing protein: MAAAFGTVSLAQPVGMSVLHGTATLQQDGAHTTITTGNGAGTRHSAIDWRSFSVPAQGKVYFAQPDALSTSINRVTGPDPSSILGTLGSNGRLVLVNPAGIAVGPGAVVDTAGFTASTLPMSTADMIAGRLNFGAGDTAGAGGGKLSVEGQVLAKNGDVVLIGPQVQVGAPAVVRAQGGDVILAAGRKVYLTGRGLEGIRFEVRAPSDRAINLGRLEGDSVAIFASLLQHSGSISAQGAQAESGKVVLQGGAQAEIAGSIRATAPAQGGSVLASAERLVLKSSTSIDVSHANGGGEILLGGGWQGGDARIRNAQTVDVEEGALLKADATLHGPGGTVVAWSEDTTRFGGTLSALGAGPGGAGGRAEVSGRRQLVFRGKVDLGAADGPKGRLLLDPDDVTIQGGNDPLPLLDPLGDLAAQVTGAYTVYQGDLQALNANVDIQANKSIKANGSFTSNELLIAPDRDLRLEIVGSGGGSGIQLAGMPIRTQGSGKVELVTAGNGHNIDTDRITTAGGTITLSAAGSNVHVNAALASAGGAISIAGKNVNLSGSQVFGAGTQVDISASGKIDSDAAIVLGAGAVLATGSSDLHNLASGSLAGSGTLALGGGKLQNDGALRPGGPGAVGDLRVLGDLDITPATQLEIDVAGPGSYDRLLVSGNAKLDGMLSLNPLGGYAPAAGDGYGVLQAAAITGRFSRFTAPAFPGFNWQAQGTQVLVGAGAPAPAPATGDLSAGPGNGNGNGQGNGNGNGQSSANANGQGNGQSGNGAGQSTGGKPNKQEGGAGDLAPVAAAPLAQQPEPVQAAIREPLAATQEYLAAAANAQPLSSSLETQDRGKRRVVLTPVACRTE, from the coding sequence GTGGCAGCTGCATTCGGCACCGTCTCGCTGGCGCAACCCGTCGGGATGAGCGTGCTCCACGGCACGGCAACGCTCCAGCAGGACGGCGCGCACACCACCATCACGACCGGCAATGGAGCCGGCACGCGCCACTCGGCCATCGACTGGCGCAGCTTCTCCGTACCCGCCCAAGGCAAGGTCTACTTCGCGCAACCGGACGCGCTGAGCACCTCCATCAATCGCGTCACGGGGCCCGACCCGAGCAGCATCCTCGGCACGCTGGGCTCCAACGGCAGGCTCGTGCTGGTGAACCCGGCCGGCATCGCCGTGGGACCGGGCGCGGTAGTGGACACGGCCGGCTTCACCGCATCCACGCTGCCCATGTCTACCGCGGACATGATCGCGGGCCGGCTGAACTTCGGCGCCGGCGACACGGCTGGCGCCGGCGGCGGCAAGCTCTCCGTGGAGGGCCAGGTGCTGGCGAAGAATGGCGACGTGGTGCTGATCGGCCCGCAGGTGCAGGTGGGCGCGCCTGCCGTCGTGCGAGCGCAGGGCGGTGACGTCATCCTGGCCGCGGGCCGCAAGGTGTACCTGACCGGACGCGGACTGGAGGGCATCCGCTTCGAAGTGCGCGCACCCAGCGACCGCGCCATCAACCTCGGGCGGCTGGAGGGCGACTCGGTCGCCATCTTCGCGAGCCTGCTGCAGCACAGCGGCTCGATCAGCGCGCAAGGCGCCCAGGCCGAGAGCGGCAAGGTGGTGCTGCAGGGCGGCGCGCAAGCGGAGATTGCGGGCAGCATCCGGGCCACTGCGCCGGCACAAGGCGGCAGCGTGCTGGCGAGCGCGGAGCGCCTCGTGTTGAAGTCCTCGACGTCCATCGACGTGAGCCACGCCAACGGCGGCGGCGAGATCCTGCTGGGCGGCGGCTGGCAGGGCGGCGACGCGCGCATCCGCAACGCGCAGACGGTCGACGTGGAAGAGGGCGCGCTGCTCAAGGCCGATGCCACGCTGCACGGGCCTGGCGGTACGGTGGTGGCCTGGAGCGAGGACACGACGCGCTTCGGCGGCACGCTGAGCGCGCTCGGCGCGGGGCCGGGCGGCGCCGGCGGGCGCGCGGAAGTGTCGGGGCGGCGGCAGCTGGTCTTCCGCGGCAAGGTGGACCTGGGCGCGGCCGACGGGCCCAAGGGCAGGCTGCTGCTGGATCCCGACGACGTGACCATCCAGGGCGGCAACGACCCGCTGCCACTGCTCGACCCGCTCGGCGACCTCGCCGCGCAGGTGACCGGCGCCTACACGGTCTACCAGGGCGACCTGCAGGCCCTGAACGCGAACGTGGACATCCAGGCGAACAAGAGCATCAAGGCGAACGGCAGCTTCACCAGCAACGAGCTGCTGATCGCGCCCGACCGCGACCTGCGCCTGGAAATCGTGGGCTCGGGCGGCGGCAGCGGCATCCAGCTCGCGGGCATGCCGATCCGCACCCAGGGCAGCGGCAAGGTGGAGCTCGTCACCGCGGGCAACGGCCACAACATCGACACGGACCGCATCACGACGGCGGGCGGCACGATCACGCTGAGCGCCGCGGGCTCCAATGTGCACGTGAACGCGGCACTGGCATCGGCGGGCGGGGCGATCAGCATCGCGGGCAAGAACGTGAACCTGTCAGGCAGCCAGGTGTTCGGGGCCGGCACGCAGGTGGACATCAGCGCCAGCGGCAAGATCGACAGCGATGCGGCCATCGTCCTCGGCGCGGGGGCCGTGCTCGCGACCGGCAGCTCGGACCTGCACAACCTCGCCTCGGGTTCGCTCGCGGGCAGCGGGACCCTGGCCCTGGGCGGCGGCAAGCTGCAGAACGACGGTGCGCTGCGGCCCGGTGGCCCGGGCGCGGTCGGCGACCTGCGGGTGCTCGGTGATCTCGACATCACGCCGGCGACGCAACTGGAGATCGACGTGGCGGGCCCCGGCAGCTACGACCGCTTGCTGGTGAGCGGCAATGCCAAGCTGGATGGCATGCTGTCGCTCAACCCGCTGGGCGGCTACGCGCCCGCCGCGGGCGACGGTTACGGCGTGCTGCAGGCAGCGGCGATCACGGGCCGCTTCAGCCGGTTCACCGCGCCGGCTTTCCCGGGCTTCAACTGGCAGGCCCAGGGAACGCAGGTGCTGGTGGGGGCGGGAGCGCCAGCGCCAGCACCAGCTACTGGTGACTTATCCGCTGGTCCGGGCAACGGCAACGGCAATGGCCAAGGCAACGGCAACGGCAACGGCCAAAGCAGCGCCAACGCCAACGGCCAGGGCAACGGCCAGTCCGGCAACGGCGCCGGCCAGTCCACCGGCGGAAAGCCGAACAAGCAGGAAGGCGGCGCCGGCGACCTGGCGCCCGTCGCCGCCGCGCCTCTCGCGCAGCAGCCCGAGCCGGTGCAAGCGGCCATCCGCGAACCGCTGGCGGCCACGCAGGAATACCTCGCGGCCGCAGCGAACGCTCAGCCCCTGAGTTCCAGCCTGGAGACGCAGGACCGCGGCAAGCGCCGCGTGGTGCTCACGCCCGTGGCGTGCCGCACGGAATGA
- the eno gene encoding phosphopyruvate hydratase, with translation MSAIVDIVGREILDSRGNPTVECDVLLESGTMGRAAVPSGASTGSREAIELRDGDPKRYLGKGVLKAVEHINTEISEAVLGLDASEQNFLDKTLIDLDGTENKSRLGANSMLAVSMAVARAAAEESGLPLYRYFGGMNGCQLPVPMMNVVNGGAHANNNLDLQELMIIPVGAPSFREALRYGAEVFHALKKILHDKGMSVAVGDEGGFAPNVENHEAAIQMILQAIEKAGYTPGEQIALGLDCAASEFHKEGLYDLSGSEGRKLSAGEWIDTLESWVGKYPIISIEDGMGESDWDGWKALTERLGRRVQLVGDDLFVTNTRILKEGIEKNIANSILIKINQIGTLTETFAAIEMAKRANYTAVISHRSGETEDSTIADIAVGTNAGQIKTGSLSRSDRMAKYNQLLRIEEDLGDVAQYPGRSAFYNLRKA, from the coding sequence ATGAGCGCAATCGTTGACATCGTCGGCCGCGAGATCCTGGACTCGCGCGGCAACCCCACCGTGGAATGCGACGTCCTGCTGGAGTCCGGCACCATGGGCCGCGCGGCGGTGCCGTCCGGCGCCTCCACCGGCTCGCGCGAAGCCATCGAGCTGCGCGACGGCGACCCGAAGCGCTACCTGGGCAAGGGCGTGCTGAAGGCCGTGGAGCACATCAACACCGAGATCTCCGAAGCGGTGCTGGGCCTCGATGCCTCCGAGCAGAACTTCCTGGACAAGACGCTGATCGACCTGGACGGCACCGAGAACAAGAGCCGCCTGGGCGCCAACTCGATGCTGGCCGTCTCGATGGCCGTCGCCCGCGCCGCGGCCGAAGAGTCCGGCCTGCCCCTGTACCGCTACTTCGGCGGCATGAACGGCTGCCAGCTGCCGGTGCCGATGATGAACGTGGTGAACGGCGGAGCGCACGCCAACAACAACCTCGACCTGCAGGAGCTGATGATCATCCCCGTGGGGGCGCCCAGCTTCCGCGAGGCGCTGCGCTACGGCGCCGAGGTGTTCCACGCGCTGAAGAAGATCCTGCACGACAAGGGCATGAGCGTCGCCGTCGGTGACGAAGGCGGCTTCGCGCCCAACGTGGAGAACCACGAAGCAGCCATCCAGATGATCCTGCAGGCCATCGAAAAGGCCGGCTACACGCCCGGCGAGCAGATCGCCCTGGGCCTGGACTGCGCCGCCAGCGAGTTCCACAAGGAAGGCCTGTACGACCTGTCCGGCTCCGAAGGCCGCAAGCTTTCCGCCGGCGAGTGGATCGACACGCTGGAGAGCTGGGTCGGCAAGTACCCGATCATCAGCATCGAGGACGGCATGGGCGAAAGCGACTGGGACGGCTGGAAGGCCCTGACCGAGCGCCTGGGCCGGCGCGTGCAGCTGGTGGGCGACGACCTGTTCGTCACCAACACCAGGATCCTGAAGGAAGGCATCGAGAAGAACATCGCCAACTCGATCCTGATCAAGATCAACCAGATCGGCACGCTGACGGAAACCTTCGCCGCGATCGAGATGGCCAAGCGCGCCAACTACACGGCCGTCATCTCGCACCGCTCGGGCGAGACCGAAGACTCCACGATCGCCGACATCGCCGTGGGCACCAACGCCGGCCAGATCAAGACCGGCTCGCTCTCGCGCTCGGACCGCATGGCCAAGTACAACCAGCTGCTGCGCATCGAGGAAGACCTGGGCGACGTGGCGCAGTACCCCGGCCGCTCCGCCTTCTACAACCTGCGCAAGGCCTAG
- a CDS encoding CTP synthase: MTKFVFVTGGVVSSLGKGIASASLAAILESRGLKVTLIKLDPYINVDPGTMSPFQHGEVFVTDDGAETDLDLGHYERFVTTRMRKANNFTTGQIYKSVLEKERRGDYLGKTVQVIPHVTNEIQEFIRRGAGIGTPSEVDVAIVEIGGTVGDIESLPFLEATRQMALKLGQNNAAFVHLTYVPFIQAAGELKTKPTQHTVQKMREIGIQPDALLCRADRVIPEDEAEKISLFTNVPKWGVISMPDVDTIYKVPRVLHEQGLDGLICDKLRLNTPPANLKRWDDLVYEVEHPKGEVNVAMVGKYVDLSDSYKSLNEALRHAGLKNHVRVKVDYLDSETITPEAVNSLAKYDAVLVPGGFGKRGVEGKIAAARFAREHKTPYLGICLGMQVATIEYARDVAGLKDANSTEFEPNTPYPVIALITEWKDADGTVKTRNAQSDLGGTMRLGAQSSDVAPGTLAHEIYGDVVTERHRHRYEANVQYLDQLRAAGLVISALTQREHLTEIVELPRAVHPWFMGVQFHPEFKSTPWDGHPLFNAFIRAACEHQAGVTNKGNKPLKVVA; encoded by the coding sequence ATGACCAAATTCGTCTTCGTCACCGGCGGTGTGGTGTCCTCCCTGGGCAAGGGAATCGCCTCAGCCTCCCTCGCAGCGATCCTGGAGTCGCGGGGCCTCAAAGTCACCCTCATCAAGCTCGATCCCTACATCAACGTGGATCCGGGCACGATGTCGCCGTTCCAGCACGGCGAGGTGTTCGTCACCGACGACGGCGCCGAGACCGACCTCGACCTCGGGCACTACGAGCGCTTCGTCACCACGCGAATGCGCAAGGCCAACAACTTCACCACCGGCCAGATCTACAAGTCGGTGCTGGAGAAGGAACGCCGCGGCGACTACCTGGGCAAGACCGTGCAGGTCATCCCCCACGTCACCAACGAGATCCAGGAATTCATCCGGCGCGGCGCCGGCATCGGCACGCCCAGCGAAGTGGACGTGGCGATCGTCGAAATCGGCGGCACCGTGGGCGACATCGAGTCGCTGCCCTTCCTGGAAGCCACCCGCCAGATGGCCCTGAAGCTGGGCCAGAACAACGCCGCCTTCGTCCACCTCACCTACGTGCCCTTCATCCAGGCCGCCGGCGAGCTGAAGACCAAGCCGACGCAGCACACCGTGCAGAAGATGCGCGAGATCGGCATCCAGCCGGACGCCCTGCTGTGCCGCGCCGACCGCGTCATCCCCGAAGACGAAGCCGAGAAGATCAGCCTGTTCACCAACGTGCCGAAGTGGGGCGTCATCTCGATGCCCGACGTGGACACCATCTACAAGGTGCCGCGCGTGCTGCACGAGCAGGGCCTGGACGGCCTGATCTGCGACAAGCTGCGCCTGAACACGCCGCCGGCCAACCTGAAGCGCTGGGACGACCTGGTGTACGAGGTGGAGCACCCGAAGGGCGAAGTGAACGTCGCCATGGTCGGCAAGTACGTCGACCTGTCGGACAGCTACAAGTCGCTGAACGAGGCGCTGCGCCACGCCGGCCTGAAGAACCACGTGCGGGTGAAGGTGGACTACCTCGACTCCGAGACCATCACGCCGGAAGCGGTGAACTCGCTCGCCAAGTACGACGCCGTGCTGGTGCCGGGCGGCTTCGGCAAGCGCGGCGTCGAAGGCAAGATCGCCGCCGCCCGCTTCGCCCGCGAGCACAAGACGCCGTACCTGGGCATCTGCCTGGGCATGCAGGTCGCGACCATCGAGTACGCGCGTGATGTCGCCGGCCTCAAGGACGCCAACAGCACCGAGTTCGAGCCCAACACGCCCTACCCCGTGATCGCGCTGATCACCGAGTGGAAGGACGCCGACGGCACCGTCAAGACGCGCAACGCCCAGTCCGACCTGGGCGGCACCATGCGCCTGGGCGCGCAAAGCTCCGACGTCGCGCCTGGCACGCTGGCCCACGAGATCTATGGCGACGTCGTGACCGAGCGCCACCGCCACCGCTACGAAGCCAACGTGCAGTACCTGGACCAGCTGCGCGCCGCCGGCCTGGTGATCTCCGCGCTGACGCAGCGCGAGCACCTGACCGAGATCGTGGAGCTGCCGCGCGCGGTGCACCCCTGGTTCATGGGCGTGCAGTTCCACCCCGAGTTCAAGTCCACGCCCTGGGACGGCCATCCGCTGTTCAACGCCTTCATCCGCGCCGCCTGCGAACACCAGGCCGGCGTCACGAACAAGGGCAACAAGCCCCTGAAGGTGGTCGCGTAA
- a CDS encoding FKBP-type peptidyl-prolyl cis-trans isomerase, translating into MEITSHCVVALTWTLKDTLGEELDRLDEPVEFLVGGKDLLAKIEEALQGHEPGARLDLHLEPEDAFGDYDEQKVFLEPRDLFPAEVEEGMTYEGLPPGATSADAPKDLMYTVTEVYPEHVVLDGNHPLAGIALRLHLKVEAVREATEEETGAGTVGTGFFRIG; encoded by the coding sequence ATGGAAATCACCTCGCACTGCGTCGTCGCGCTGACCTGGACGCTGAAGGACACCCTGGGCGAGGAGCTCGATCGCCTGGACGAACCGGTGGAATTCCTCGTGGGCGGCAAGGACCTGCTCGCCAAGATCGAGGAGGCGCTGCAAGGCCACGAGCCCGGCGCCCGCCTCGACCTGCACCTGGAACCGGAGGACGCCTTCGGCGACTACGACGAACAGAAGGTGTTCCTGGAACCGCGCGACCTCTTCCCCGCCGAAGTCGAGGAAGGCATGACCTACGAAGGCCTGCCGCCCGGCGCCACCAGTGCGGACGCGCCGAAGGACCTGATGTACACGGTCACCGAGGTCTACCCCGAGCACGTGGTGCTCGATGGCAATCATCCGCTCGCCGGCATCGCGCTGCGCCTGCACCTGAAGGTGGAGGCGGTGCGCGAGGCGACCGAAGAGGAGACCGGCGCGGGGACGGTCGGGACGGGCTTCTTCCGCATCGGTTGA
- a CDS encoding DUF1330 domain-containing protein, translating into MASAYVLANVEVTDPQQYEQYKKLSTIAMQVHGAEVCVRGGAVHVLEGDWSPKRVVLLKFPSVEKARAFYDSTEYEAAKQAREGAAVMRMVLIEGV; encoded by the coding sequence ATGGCCAGCGCCTACGTCCTTGCCAACGTCGAAGTCACCGACCCGCAGCAGTACGAGCAGTACAAGAAGCTGTCCACCATCGCCATGCAGGTGCATGGCGCCGAGGTGTGCGTGCGCGGCGGCGCGGTGCACGTGCTGGAGGGCGACTGGTCGCCCAAGCGCGTGGTGCTGCTGAAATTCCCCTCCGTCGAGAAGGCGCGCGCCTTCTACGACTCCACCGAATACGAAGCCGCCAAGCAGGCCCGCGAAGGCGCCGCCGTGATGCGCATGGTGCTGATCGAGGGCGTCTGA